The following are encoded together in the Thermodesulfobacteriota bacterium genome:
- the nusG gene encoding transcription termination/antitermination protein NusG: MAMKWYVVHTYSGFENRAKQNLEERIKNLGKEQYFASILVPTETVIEASKGKKKISQRKIFPGYLLVQMELNEETWHIVKETPKITGFAGDSLKPTPLSDKEVEEILAQMREGVSKAKPKVSFSVGDSVRVIDGPFVNFIGTIEEVKPEKRKVKVLVSIFGRSTPVELDFIQVEKN, encoded by the coding sequence ATGGCTATGAAATGGTATGTCGTCCATACCTATTCCGGGTTCGAGAACCGGGCGAAGCAGAACCTTGAGGAACGGATCAAAAATCTCGGAAAGGAGCAATATTTTGCTTCCATCCTCGTTCCCACGGAGACCGTCATCGAGGCCTCCAAGGGGAAGAAGAAGATTTCCCAGAGAAAGATCTTTCCGGGTTATCTATTGGTCCAGATGGAGCTCAACGAGGAGACCTGGCATATCGTGAAGGAGACGCCCAAAATCACGGGGTTTGCGGGCGATAGCCTGAAACCCACCCCCCTTTCGGATAAAGAGGTGGAGGAGATCCTCGCCCAGATGAGAGAGGGCGTCTCAAAGGCCAAGCCGAAGGTCTCCTTCAGCGTGGGCGATAGCGTTCGGGTCATCGACGGCCCCTTCGTCAATTTCATCGGGACCATTGAGGAAGTGAAGCCCGAGAAGAGAAAGGTGAAGGTGCTGGTTTCGATCTTCGGGCGGTCGACGCCGGTCGAGCTGGATTTCATCCAGGTCGAAAAGAATTGA
- the rpoB gene encoding DNA-directed RNA polymerase subunit beta — protein sequence MAQTVPIYRRYRKNFSKIKEVLEISNLIEVQKKSYEKFLQAHVDPEQREPVGLQGVFKTVFPIKDFYETASLEFVSYRLTEPKYDVEECLLRGMTYAAPIKVTVRLVVWDVNEETKVRNIKAVKEQEVYFGEIPLMTENGTFIINGTERVIVSQLHRSPGVFFDRDQVKPHSGGKILYYARIIPYRGSWIDFEFDQKDLLYVRIDRRRKIPVTVFLRALKYTGQELLDYFYHREKIFYRKGRFVKEISKEVLIGQKATMDIVDPETQKVILKKHRRITEESYRRLEASKITTIPVEPEDLIGKYLARDVVDPETGEVIAEYNQEVTEAFLEQVKERRIESFEILFIDHINVSSSLRDTLTLDRIELSREEKERLAREEPGKSVREKEAERALIDIYRRLRPGDPPTIETAINLFYNLFFNPERYDLSKVGRMKLNHKLGLKGRPPKILVLTEKWKKEALGAGATYAGGKELIDRILAGWLDFDEVLATPEMADEIPRLAKVLHPIGMMPSLKEGTLTEDLQGQIEKILEDEKTTLRRRDILEVVKYLIRLKDGQGSVDDIDHLGNRRVRTVGELLENQYHIGLVRIERAIKERMSLQDIETLMPHDLINSKPLSAVIKEFFGSSQLSQFMDQTNPLSEITHKRRLSALGPGGLTRERAGFEVRDVHPTHYGRICPIETPEGPNIGLITSLSTYARVNDYGFIETPYREVVNGRVTNQIRYLFALDEEEEVNGQKPAIAQANAPIDREGRFIAPLVSARRGGEFVMVKPEEIRYMDVSPKQLVSVATSLIPFLENDDANRALMGSNMQRQAVPLLRTDAPLVGTGMEGIVARDSGVAVVAKRDGVVEDVDASRIVIRADEEGDDLNDSGVDIYTLIKYKRSNQNTCINQRPIVQVGDRVRKGEVIADGPATDMGELALGRNVLVAFMPWGGYNFEDSILISERLLKEDTYTSIHIEEFECVARDTKLGKEEITSDIPNVGEEALKNLDESGIVRIGAEVKPGDILVGKVTPKGETQLSPEEKLLRAIFGEKAGDVRDTSLRVPHGIEGIVIDAKVFSRKGQERDERMKAIEEQERARLLKNQADEIRIIQNSARRKIGKYLIGKKAAHRIADEKKNRVFLEAKERIKEDHLHVIPFDRLKEIDVVEGKRVIPDVRKILDHAELQINVVKEVFAEKLAKLKRGDELAPGIIKSVKVYVAIKRKLSVGDKMSGRHGNKGIISRILPEEDMPFLEDGTPVDVVLNPLGVPSRMNVGQILETHLGWAAKGLGWKIAQYLEKHYNPKILRRKIKEIYSSKEINQYLDQASDEEIVELARRLGRGVYMSVPVFDGASEEEIRDHLNKAGLPTSGQTILYDGRTGEPFHHKVTVGYMYLLKLHHLVDEKIHARSIGPYSLVTQQPLGGKAQFGGQRLGEMEVWALEAYGAAHSLQEFLTVKSDDTTGRTRVYEAIVKGEHTLEPGLPESFNVLVKELQSLCLDTELLEEKREEI from the coding sequence ATGGCCCAAACTGTTCCGATCTACCGTCGCTATCGAAAGAACTTTTCAAAGATCAAAGAAGTATTAGAGATCTCCAACCTGATCGAAGTCCAGAAAAAATCTTACGAGAAGTTCCTTCAGGCCCATGTCGATCCTGAACAACGGGAGCCGGTGGGACTTCAAGGGGTGTTCAAAACCGTCTTTCCCATCAAGGACTTTTATGAAACGGCCTCGCTCGAATTTGTCAGCTACCGCCTCACCGAACCCAAGTACGATGTGGAAGAGTGTCTGCTGAGGGGCATGACCTACGCCGCCCCCATCAAGGTGACGGTTCGTCTGGTCGTCTGGGATGTGAACGAGGAGACGAAGGTCCGCAACATCAAAGCGGTCAAAGAACAGGAGGTCTACTTCGGCGAGATCCCCCTGATGACCGAAAACGGCACCTTCATCATCAACGGCACCGAAAGGGTCATCGTCAGCCAGCTGCACCGCTCCCCCGGGGTCTTTTTCGACCGAGACCAGGTGAAACCCCATTCGGGAGGGAAAATCCTCTACTATGCCCGCATCATTCCCTATCGGGGTTCTTGGATCGACTTCGAATTCGATCAGAAAGACCTCCTCTACGTCCGGATCGACCGGAGGCGGAAAATTCCGGTCACGGTCTTCCTCCGGGCCCTGAAATATACGGGCCAGGAGCTGCTCGACTACTTTTATCATCGGGAAAAGATCTTCTATCGGAAAGGGAGGTTTGTCAAAGAGATTTCCAAAGAGGTCCTCATCGGCCAGAAGGCCACGATGGATATCGTCGATCCGGAAACCCAGAAGGTGATCCTGAAGAAGCATCGCCGGATCACCGAGGAGTCCTATCGACGGCTGGAGGCCAGCAAGATCACGACCATCCCCGTGGAGCCGGAGGACCTGATCGGAAAGTACCTGGCCCGAGATGTGGTCGACCCGGAGACCGGGGAGGTGATCGCGGAGTACAACCAGGAGGTGACGGAGGCCTTTCTCGAACAGGTCAAGGAGAGAAGGATCGAAAGTTTTGAGATCCTTTTCATCGACCACATCAACGTCAGCTCCTCCCTCCGGGACACCCTGACCCTCGACCGGATCGAGTTGAGCCGCGAAGAGAAGGAGAGGCTGGCGAGGGAAGAGCCCGGGAAATCGGTCCGGGAAAAAGAAGCGGAGCGGGCGTTGATCGACATTTATCGAAGGCTCAGGCCCGGCGACCCCCCCACCATCGAGACGGCCATCAACCTCTTCTACAACCTCTTTTTCAATCCTGAACGGTACGACCTGTCCAAGGTGGGGAGGATGAAGTTGAACCACAAGCTCGGATTGAAGGGCAGGCCTCCCAAAATTCTGGTGCTCACCGAGAAGTGGAAGAAAGAGGCCCTGGGGGCGGGGGCTACCTATGCCGGCGGAAAGGAGCTGATCGATCGGATCCTGGCCGGCTGGCTCGATTTCGATGAAGTCCTCGCCACTCCGGAGATGGCCGACGAGATCCCGCGATTGGCCAAGGTTCTCCACCCCATCGGGATGATGCCTTCCCTCAAGGAGGGCACCCTGACCGAAGACCTCCAGGGCCAGATCGAGAAGATCCTGGAGGACGAGAAGACCACCCTCCGGAGGCGCGATATCCTCGAGGTGGTCAAATACCTCATCCGGTTGAAGGACGGCCAGGGATCGGTGGACGACATCGATCATTTGGGCAACCGCCGGGTGAGGACCGTGGGAGAACTGCTGGAGAACCAGTACCACATCGGCTTGGTACGGATCGAAAGGGCGATCAAGGAACGGATGAGCCTTCAGGACATCGAGACCCTGATGCCCCACGACCTGATCAACTCCAAACCCCTCTCGGCGGTGATCAAGGAGTTTTTCGGTTCGAGTCAGCTCTCTCAATTTATGGATCAGACGAACCCCCTCTCCGAGATCACGCATAAACGGAGGCTCTCGGCCCTCGGCCCGGGAGGTCTCACCCGGGAACGGGCAGGGTTCGAAGTGAGGGACGTCCACCCCACCCATTACGGCAGGATCTGCCCGATCGAAACGCCCGAGGGGCCGAACATCGGTCTCATCACCTCCCTGAGCACGTACGCGCGGGTCAACGACTACGGGTTCATCGAGACTCCCTATCGGGAGGTGGTCAACGGCCGGGTGACCAATCAGATCCGCTACCTTTTTGCGCTGGATGAGGAGGAAGAGGTCAACGGCCAGAAACCCGCCATTGCCCAGGCCAATGCGCCCATCGACCGGGAAGGCCGATTCATCGCCCCTTTGGTTTCGGCCAGACGGGGAGGGGAATTTGTGATGGTTAAACCGGAGGAGATCCGATACATGGACGTCTCCCCCAAGCAGCTGGTCAGCGTGGCCACTTCGCTGATCCCCTTTCTCGAAAACGACGATGCCAACCGGGCCCTCATGGGTTCCAACATGCAGCGGCAGGCCGTTCCCCTTCTGAGGACGGACGCGCCCTTGGTGGGAACGGGGATGGAGGGGATCGTGGCCAGGGACTCCGGCGTGGCGGTCGTCGCCAAGCGGGACGGCGTGGTGGAAGATGTGGATGCCTCCCGCATCGTGATCCGAGCCGACGAGGAGGGCGACGATCTGAACGACTCCGGGGTGGATATCTACACCCTGATCAAATATAAACGGTCCAACCAGAATACCTGCATCAACCAGAGGCCCATCGTCCAGGTGGGGGACCGGGTGAGGAAGGGAGAGGTGATCGCCGACGGGCCCGCCACTGACATGGGGGAGCTGGCCCTGGGTCGCAATGTCCTCGTGGCGTTTATGCCCTGGGGCGGCTACAACTTCGAGGATTCCATTCTCATCAGCGAGAGGCTTCTGAAAGAGGATACCTACACCTCCATCCACATCGAGGAATTCGAGTGCGTCGCCCGGGATACGAAGTTGGGTAAGGAGGAGATCACCTCCGATATCCCCAACGTCGGAGAAGAGGCCTTGAAAAACCTGGACGAGAGCGGGATCGTCCGGATCGGGGCCGAGGTCAAACCCGGGGATATCTTGGTCGGAAAGGTGACCCCGAAAGGGGAGACCCAGCTCTCCCCGGAGGAGAAGCTGCTCCGGGCCATCTTCGGCGAGAAGGCGGGGGATGTGCGGGATACCTCCCTGCGCGTGCCTCACGGAATCGAAGGCATCGTCATCGACGCCAAGGTCTTCTCTCGAAAAGGCCAGGAGCGAGACGAGCGCATGAAGGCCATCGAGGAGCAGGAGAGGGCCCGGTTGCTCAAAAACCAGGCCGACGAGATCCGGATCATCCAGAACAGCGCCAGGCGGAAGATCGGCAAATACCTCATCGGGAAGAAGGCCGCTCACCGGATCGCCGATGAAAAGAAGAACCGCGTTTTCTTGGAAGCCAAAGAGAGGATCAAAGAGGATCACCTCCACGTCATCCCCTTCGATCGGCTGAAGGAGATCGATGTGGTGGAGGGAAAGCGGGTGATCCCGGACGTCCGAAAGATCCTCGACCACGCGGAACTCCAGATCAATGTGGTCAAGGAGGTCTTCGCCGAGAAGTTGGCCAAATTGAAGAGGGGAGACGAGTTGGCGCCGGGCATCATCAAATCGGTCAAGGTCTATGTCGCCATCAAAAGGAAGCTCTCCGTGGGGGACAAGATGTCCGGTCGCCACGGAAACAAAGGGATCATCTCCCGAATCCTTCCGGAGGAGGACATGCCCTTCCTCGAGGACGGCACTCCGGTCGATGTCGTTCTCAATCCCCTGGGCGTGCCCTCCAGGATGAATGTCGGACAGATCCTCGAGACCCATCTCGGTTGGGCGGCCAAAGGGCTGGGCTGGAAGATCGCCCAATATCTCGAGAAACACTATAATCCCAAAATCCTCCGGAGGAAGATCAAAGAGATCTACTCCTCCAAGGAGATCAACCAGTACCTGGACCAGGCCAGCGACGAAGAGATCGTGGAACTGGCCCGGAGGCTCGGGCGGGGGGTCTACATGTCCGTCCCCGTCTTCGATGGGGCCTCCGAGGAAGAGATCCGGGACCATTTAAATAAGGCGGGGCTTCCCACGAGCGGCCAAACCATCCTTTACGATGGAAGGACAGGCGAGCCCTTCCACCATAAAGTGACGGTGGGGTATATGTATCTCCTGAAATTGCACCATCTGGTGGACGAAAAGATCCACGCCCGCTCGATCGGGCCCTATTCTCTGGTCACCCAGCAACCCCTGGGAGGGAAGGCCCAGTTCGGTGGCCAGCGCTTGGGAGAGATGGAGGTCTGGGCCCTCGAGGCCTATGGGGCGGCCCATTCCTTGCAGGAGTTTCTGACGGTGAAGTCGGACGATACCACCGGGCGGACCCGCGTCTATGAGGCGATCGTGAAAGGCGAGCACACCTTGGAACCGGGCCTTCCTGAGTCGTTCAATGTCTTGGTCAAAGAACTCCAGAGCCTCTGCCTCGATACCGAATTGTTGGAGGAGAAGAGGGAGGAGATCTGA
- the rpmG gene encoding 50S ribosomal protein L33, which translates to MRTIINLACTECKRRNYSTTKNKRTTPDKLELKKYCRFCRKHTVHKETK; encoded by the coding sequence ATGAGAACCATCATCAATCTGGCTTGCACAGAATGTAAAAGGCGGAATTATTCAACGACGAAGAATAAACGGACCACCCCGGACAAACTGGAATTGAAAAAATACTGTCGATTCTGCCGTAAACATACGGTCCATAAAGAGACGAAGTGA
- the rplA gene encoding 50S ribosomal protein L1: MGSRGKKYLEARSKVDRTKRYDLEEGVKLVLDTAYAKFDEGVDLAVRLGVDPKKPDQMVRGTAILPHGTGKKVRVLVFAKGQKEKEALEAGADYVGAEDLIEKISKGWLEFDKAIATPDLMGQVSKLGKILGPRGMMPNPKVGTVTFDLERAIKEIKAGKVEFKVEKAGIVHVPVGKVSFGYDRLLENIKAVLEVILRSKPPTSKGTYLRSIALSTTMGPGIKIDPNQIKGALKV, encoded by the coding sequence ATGGGAAGCCGAGGGAAAAAATATTTAGAAGCACGAAGCAAGGTCGATCGAACGAAGCGGTACGATCTGGAGGAGGGCGTGAAACTCGTCCTCGATACGGCCTATGCCAAATTCGACGAAGGGGTCGACTTGGCCGTGCGTCTCGGGGTGGATCCCAAAAAGCCCGATCAGATGGTCAGGGGCACGGCGATCCTCCCCCATGGAACCGGCAAGAAGGTGAGGGTCCTCGTCTTTGCCAAAGGCCAGAAGGAGAAGGAGGCGCTCGAAGCGGGGGCCGACTATGTCGGGGCCGAAGACCTGATCGAAAAGATTTCCAAAGGATGGCTTGAATTTGATAAGGCCATCGCCACCCCCGACCTGATGGGCCAGGTGAGCAAATTGGGAAAGATCCTCGGGCCCCGGGGAATGATGCCCAATCCGAAAGTGGGAACCGTCACCTTCGACCTGGAAAGGGCGATCAAGGAAATCAAGGCGGGGAAGGTGGAGTTCAAGGTCGAAAAGGCGGGGATCGTCCACGTCCCGGTGGGGAAAGTCTCCTTCGGATACGATCGCCTGTTGGAAAACATCAAGGCCGTCTTGGAGGTGATCCTGCGGTCCAAGCCACCGACCAGCAAAGGGACCTATTTACGAAGCATTGCCTTGTCCACCACGATGGGACCGGGGATCAAAATCGATCCCAATCAGATCAAAGGCGCCTTGAAGGTCTGA
- the secE gene encoding preprotein translocase subunit SecE has protein sequence MSQGCLGKAAQMRLEFKEKVEAAKQFLREVKTELKKVTWPSKKDAAAGTAVVLVTVFVIAFFLGLVDSGLSYLVRALLKRAVSS, from the coding sequence ATGTCTCAAGGATGCCTCGGAAAGGCAGCTCAGATGCGGTTGGAGTTCAAGGAAAAGGTTGAGGCCGCCAAGCAATTCTTGAGGGAAGTCAAGACCGAATTGAAAAAGGTCACTTGGCCCTCCAAGAAGGACGCGGCAGCCGGGACCGCGGTCGTGCTCGTCACCGTTTTTGTCATCGCCTTTTTTTTGGGCCTGGTGGATTCGGGTCTCTCCTACCTTGTTCGCGCCCTCTTGAAGAGGGCGGTCAGTTCCTGA
- the rplL gene encoding 50S ribosomal protein L7/L12, whose translation MADIQKIADEISTLTLLEARELVRVLEEKLGVKAAAPMAVAAIPAAGVAPGAEAAPKEEKTEFDVILTGYGDKKIQVIKVVREITGLGLKEAKDLVEGVPKPVKEGVSKEEAAALKKKLEEGGGTVEIR comes from the coding sequence ATGGCGGATATTCAGAAAATCGCAGATGAGATCAGCACGCTAACTTTATTGGAAGCCCGGGAGCTGGTAAGGGTCCTGGAGGAGAAACTGGGCGTGAAGGCCGCCGCCCCGATGGCCGTTGCGGCCATTCCGGCCGCGGGGGTGGCCCCCGGTGCCGAGGCGGCTCCCAAAGAGGAGAAGACGGAATTTGACGTGATTTTGACCGGCTACGGGGACAAGAAGATCCAGGTGATCAAGGTGGTGAGGGAGATCACCGGCCTGGGATTGAAGGAGGCCAAGGATCTCGTCGAGGGCGTTCCGAAACCCGTGAAAGAGGGGGTGAGCAAAGAAGAGGCAGCAGCCCTCAAAAAGAAGTTGGAAGAAGGGGGCGGAACGGTCGAGATCCGATAA
- the rplJ gene encoding 50S ribosomal protein L10 has protein sequence MNRAEKQEMVVELSRKLEGFQAVVLTHYRGLNVEQMNTLRRRFREEKIVYQVVKNTLMKRAATGTALEKLTDYFEGPTAVAITHGDPVSLAKILTDFVKAQPQLEIKVGLIQGKVSTPEEIKELATLPSREVLMAQVLGGLQAPAQEVVGLLYRGVQQVLGVIQARADQLAKPEGGQ, from the coding sequence GTGAATCGGGCTGAGAAGCAAGAGATGGTGGTTGAGCTGTCCAGGAAGTTGGAAGGGTTTCAGGCCGTCGTCCTGACCCACTATCGGGGCCTCAACGTGGAGCAGATGAACACCCTGAGACGCCGATTTCGAGAGGAGAAGATCGTCTATCAGGTGGTCAAGAATACGTTGATGAAGCGGGCGGCCACCGGAACCGCCTTGGAGAAGTTGACCGATTATTTCGAGGGGCCCACGGCCGTGGCCATCACCCACGGCGATCCCGTGTCTCTGGCAAAGATCCTGACCGATTTTGTCAAAGCCCAACCCCAGCTCGAGATCAAGGTCGGGTTGATTCAGGGGAAGGTCAGCACCCCCGAAGAGATCAAAGAACTGGCCACCCTTCCCTCACGAGAGGTCCTGATGGCCCAGGTCTTGGGAGGCCTTCAAGCACCGGCCCAGGAGGTGGTGGGCCTTCTCTATCGCGGGGTCCAGCAGGTCCTGGGGGTGATTCAAGCCCGGGCCGACCAACTGGCCAAGCCAGAAGGTGGACAATAG
- the rplK gene encoding 50S ribosomal protein L11, which translates to MAKKVVAMVKLQIPAGQANPSPPVGPALGQHGVNIMEFCKAFNARTQSQEGMIIPVVITIYSDRSFTFVTKTPPASVLLKKAAKIVKGSSEPNRVKVGTVTKEQIREIAQLKLKDLNAVDLDGAIRTIEGTARSMGLEIV; encoded by the coding sequence ATGGCAAAAAAAGTCGTGGCAATGGTGAAACTGCAGATCCCCGCGGGGCAGGCCAACCCGTCCCCGCCGGTGGGGCCGGCCTTGGGACAACACGGCGTGAATATCATGGAGTTCTGCAAGGCCTTCAATGCGCGGACCCAATCCCAGGAGGGGATGATCATCCCGGTGGTGATCACCATCTACTCAGATCGTTCTTTCACCTTCGTGACGAAGACCCCACCGGCATCGGTCCTGTTGAAAAAGGCGGCCAAGATCGTCAAGGGGTCGAGCGAGCCCAATCGCGTCAAGGTGGGGACCGTGACCAAGGAACAGATTCGGGAGATCGCCCAGCTCAAGTTGAAAGACCTCAATGCCGTGGACCTGGATGGGGCGATCCGGACGATCGAAGGGACGGCCCGCAGCATGGGGCTGGAGATTGTGTGA